In the Brassica napus cultivar Da-Ae unplaced genomic scaffold, Da-Ae ScsIHWf_2644;HRSCAF=3397, whole genome shotgun sequence genome, ttctaaaaacttcattataaaccttaaatttaaaccctaaactatgtATATCTCAACCTATATCCTAAACATAAACTCcaactttaatattttcaaatttaacttccaaatcttaaacaaaaaaaactttatactCAACCTCTTAAAAAAACTTAATCTCAAACAACTCTTAATTCCATAATTGAAACCCTATATCATAAACATGACCTTTAAATTCCAAATAAAATCTAATTCCTATAatattatataccctaaaccataCAAATTAAACTTCATAGTTTAGTCCTATAATATAccataaaatttaaactttatagtTTATTCCTATAATCTAATTACATATAAGCTAAcactataataaaattaaacataattaataatgcAAAACATGTTGTAGGCAGAGCCGTTGTGGTCGTATGCTGCGGAGAGATCATGTCCATCGAGAATGTCGTACATGTAAAACCATTCGTCGATCCAAATATTATGAAGAGAACCGCTGTTCATAAAGTTATTCATCATTTCGCATATGCTGCAGGTAGTTGGTAATCATAtgtaataaaatagataatatgATGATGTAAtcgataatttgaaaaataaaaagagttattAATTGACagaattttattagaaaaatatatatttaaactatattttatataaaataggaAAATCATTATTTTGCGGTCTATGtattgattaaaatttatacgttagtttttaatgttatttCCATTAGATTATATGATGTATTGGATATATGTACCATATACTATAAATGTGTTTAAGAAGTAATTTGATACAATATTATCAAACCCGTTTtcaagtttatataattttatctaacATAACATGAATTATCCGGGTCAGATCTGTTTTTTTCTGTTCTTGATTGAGTTTATTGTTTTTACCCTAATGCAGAACGAGTTGGAGTCCTGCACAGAGGAACACCCAATATCCCCAAGAGCGCCGCCACCTCAACCAACAATGCATGTCACCAATTCCGGTCTCATTACCTCTTCAGACACGTCTTGCCCAACAGCTGTTCCAGTGGTTCGGTCTGAGCAATGCGAAAACCAGGCCAAGAACTCGGTTTTCTCAAACGCTCTTTCAATTCCGGTACGCCGTAGCCTGCAGAACTACCAAATTCCGCAGGGAGGATACATATCTGGCGGAACCAGAAGCAGTGAACTGAACAGGGGATCTGACTCTCCAAGTTCTTTTGATTCTTCAATGGACATGCATGCAGAATAAGAAGCTATAAAGGTATAATACCCCTCTTGTGATGATGTTTGCTCTATGCAAACtggtttgatttttcataatgtAACA is a window encoding:
- the LOC125601742 gene encoding uncharacterized protein LOC125601742, which produces MQNELESCTEEHPISPRAPPPQPTMHVTNSGLITSSDTSCPTAVPVVRSEQCENQAKNSVFSNALSIPVRRSLQNYQIPQGGYISGGTRSSELNRGSDSPSSFDSSMDMHAE